Proteins encoded within one genomic window of Setaria italica strain Yugu1 chromosome IV, Setaria_italica_v2.0, whole genome shotgun sequence:
- the LOC101759470 gene encoding uncharacterized protein LOC101759470 codes for MEGGKTGGLTARGTGKAPGPPPPPPSRDEANGGHRRGQRKGIWPRGRRLVVALVAMIAAAVYLLFADALAVPPPTAGWWLAAYVLWIIGLNMLQVWLMN; via the coding sequence ATGGAGGGCGGGAAGACCGGCGGCCTGACGGCCCGTGGCACGGGGAAGgcgcccggcccgccgccgccgccgccgagccgcgaCGAGGCAAACGGCGGGCACCGCCGCGGGCAGAGGAAGGGCATCTGGCCGCGCGGCCGTCGCTTGGTCGTAGCTCTTGTCGCGATGATTGCCGCGGCCGTGTACCTTCTCTTCGCTGATGCCCTCGCCGTGCCGCCCCCTACGGCCGGGTGGTGGCTCGCGGCCTACGTTCTTTGGATCATCGGCCTGAATATGCTGCAGGTTTGGCTGATGAACTGA